The proteins below are encoded in one region of uncultured Eubacteriales bacterium:
- a CDS encoding conserved membrane hypothetical protein (Evidence 4 : Homologs of previously reported genes of unknown function), whose protein sequence is MITMFLQSAYSIVDGLIVSNFVNDTALAAINVSWPIIAVITAIGTGIGCSGAVIMSTQQGAGHKRESNIVRGNVILALLAAGLLFTAVSLVLLEPLLQMMGARDELLGYAVAYGRIMLAGGTVQVLSCGLTPLLRNENRAVSAMVIMVTGFFLNLVLCVTFLEVFHWGIEGAAAAAICAQLFTVIACLVILIRKEENPLRPAQLRPQGGYWPRIFFNAVSPFGISLTPSLLILYHNIACMNSGSPLAVGAYALITSTVGSYRILLIGVADGIQPLSSFAFGARDYAAVRRIRNKSILTAVTISMLLFLFTLATARFYPPLYGYTGDAAELSYRAVMLTSAQLIFTGLVRVTNSFFYAVGKIRYSLFMIYFDPLVMTPLVIAVLPQMIGLDGIWLTAVLTQLFLNIVAVWMFIRHERELRRLERNMGVQNLYDGV, encoded by the coding sequence ATGATCACCATGTTCCTGCAAAGCGCCTACTCTATCGTTGATGGGCTGATCGTAAGCAATTTCGTCAATGACACGGCCTTGGCCGCGATCAATGTCTCCTGGCCCATCATCGCCGTCATCACTGCGATTGGAACAGGCATCGGCTGCAGCGGCGCGGTCATTATGTCCACCCAGCAGGGCGCCGGTCACAAGAGGGAATCGAACATTGTCCGCGGCAATGTCATCCTGGCTTTGTTGGCTGCGGGTCTGCTGTTTACGGCGGTCTCTTTGGTTCTTCTCGAGCCGCTGCTGCAGATGATGGGAGCGCGGGACGAGCTGTTGGGCTATGCCGTTGCCTACGGGCGGATCATGCTGGCCGGCGGTACGGTGCAGGTGCTCTCCTGCGGGCTGACGCCGCTGTTGCGCAACGAAAATCGGGCCGTTTCGGCCATGGTCATCATGGTGACGGGATTTTTTCTCAATTTGGTGCTGTGCGTTACCTTTTTAGAGGTCTTTCACTGGGGGATCGAAGGGGCTGCCGCCGCCGCCATTTGCGCTCAACTCTTTACCGTGATTGCCTGCCTGGTCATACTGATCCGTAAAGAGGAGAATCCGCTGCGGCCCGCCCAGCTTCGACCTCAGGGCGGCTATTGGCCGCGGATTTTTTTCAATGCGGTCTCTCCGTTCGGTATCTCATTGACGCCGTCCCTCCTGATCCTATATCACAACATAGCCTGTATGAACTCTGGCAGTCCGCTTGCGGTCGGCGCCTACGCGCTCATCACTTCTACCGTCGGTTCTTACCGCATCCTGCTCATCGGAGTGGCGGACGGGATCCAGCCGCTGTCCAGTTTTGCCTTTGGCGCACGGGATTACGCGGCGGTACGCCGGATTCGGAATAAATCCATTCTAACCGCCGTGACCATCAGCATGCTGCTCTTCCTGTTCACACTGGCCACCGCCCGCTTCTACCCCCCCCTATACGGCTACACAGGCGATGCGGCCGAGCTGAGCTATCGTGCGGTCATGCTTACTTCGGCGCAACTGATTTTTACAGGATTGGTCCGCGTAACAAACTCCTTTTTCTATGCCGTGGGAAAGATACGCTATTCTCTCTTTATGATCTATTTTGATCCGCTGGTGATGACTCCTCTGGTCATTGCGGTGCTTCCCCAGATGATAGGACTGGATGGGATCTGGCTGACCGCGGTTTTGACGCAGCTCTTTTTAAATATCGTGGCGGTCTGGATGTTTATCCGACATGAACGGGAGCTGCGGAGATTAGAACGGAATATGGGAGTCCAGAATTTATATGATGGAGTGTGA
- a CDS encoding conserved exported hypothetical protein (Evidence 4 : Homologs of previously reported genes of unknown function) gives MKKTMKKKIIPLLISALLLLLSSCGSSANGDRKVLRVAMSADYAPFDWLQENDSNGAVTTSNGSYMNGYDVLIAKHIAEKLDMELEITQIDWDGLILSITSDRVDCAIAGMSITSERAQSVDFSDPYYNADIVVVVEKSSPYAAATSLTDLDGAVLTSALNTVWYDVLDQITGFATKGAALDTFASMVSAVNAGTIDGFTCDNPSAMSLLMTNPNLVILDFSGGTGFEVSNEETDLGIACQKGDTELVDQINTVLADLSQEERQALMEQAVASQPASQIS, from the coding sequence ATGAAAAAAACCATGAAAAAGAAAATTATTCCACTGCTCATCTCCGCGTTACTCCTGTTGCTGTCCAGCTGCGGCAGCTCCGCCAATGGCGATCGCAAGGTGCTGCGGGTGGCCATGTCCGCCGACTACGCTCCTTTTGACTGGCTCCAGGAGAATGACTCCAACGGAGCGGTGACGACCTCCAACGGTTCTTACATGAATGGATATGATGTACTTATCGCCAAACATATCGCGGAAAAGTTAGATATGGAGCTGGAAATTACCCAGATCGACTGGGACGGTCTGATTTTGTCCATTACCTCCGACCGGGTGGACTGCGCTATCGCCGGCATGAGCATCACCAGCGAGCGCGCGCAGTCCGTGGATTTCTCGGATCCTTATTATAATGCTGATATTGTAGTTGTGGTCGAAAAAAGCAGTCCATATGCTGCTGCCACCAGTTTGACCGATCTGGATGGCGCCGTGCTGACCTCCGCGCTGAACACAGTCTGGTACGATGTTCTGGATCAAATTACGGGCTTCGCTACCAAGGGCGCCGCCCTTGACACATTTGCCTCCATGGTCTCCGCCGTAAACGCGGGAACCATCGACGGCTTCACCTGCGACAATCCTTCCGCTATGTCCCTTCTGATGACCAACCCCAATCTGGTGATTTTGGACTTTTCCGGCGGCACAGGGTTTGAGGTCAGCAACGAGGAGACCGATCTGGGTATCGCTTGCCAGAAAGGAGATACCGAGTTGGTCGATCAGATCAACACAGTTCTGGCCGACCTTTCCCAGGAAGAGCGCCAGGCGCTGATGGAGCAGGCTGTCGCCTCTCAGCCTGCCTCCCAAATATCGTAA
- the hisC gene encoding Histidinol-phosphate aminotransferase: MEVKELLRESIKAKPASKRGARQKTSTPRGVIRMNFNENAYGMSEQVKKVLVEDAADNYMYQDFYAVDIRNKLAARYDLTPDHILIGSGSSAVIDMLGEVFINYGDEIVYCMPSYEAFPDMVSDNGGIRVEIPVTKDFKFDLEGMLAAVNERTKMVVVVNPNNPTGTYVSSAEVEAFVRKLPPHVLAVVDEAYFEYVDDPEHYSLINMVRDGYDKPLIVLRTFSKIYGLAGLRVGYAVAHPLIVDEMMKACQAWNISRIATLAAETALCDQAYIQAVKDRNIKNRAYLLQGLKALGCFAAEPAANFIYFDTHRDSKAVAQKLAERKLLIGAPDAFNRVTVGKEDQNNAFLAALKEVLDELPLRKLTPR; this comes from the coding sequence GTGGAAGTCAAGGAATTATTGAGAGAAAGCATCAAGGCAAAGCCCGCGAGCAAGCGCGGCGCGCGGCAAAAGACATCTACCCCGCGGGGTGTCATCCGAATGAATTTTAACGAGAACGCATACGGTATGTCCGAGCAGGTAAAAAAAGTCCTTGTGGAGGATGCCGCGGACAATTACATGTATCAGGATTTCTACGCGGTGGATATCCGGAACAAGCTGGCCGCGCGCTATGACCTCACGCCAGATCATATACTGATCGGCTCCGGCTCCAGCGCCGTGATTGACATGCTGGGCGAGGTGTTTATCAACTACGGCGACGAGATCGTGTATTGTATGCCTTCCTATGAGGCATTTCCGGACATGGTTAGCGATAACGGCGGGATACGCGTGGAGATCCCAGTAACCAAAGATTTCAAATTTGACCTTGAAGGGATGCTGGCCGCCGTCAACGAGCGGACAAAAATGGTGGTCGTGGTCAATCCGAACAATCCCACAGGAACCTATGTCAGTTCGGCAGAGGTCGAGGCCTTCGTGAGGAAGCTGCCGCCCCATGTCCTGGCCGTGGTGGATGAGGCGTACTTTGAGTATGTAGACGACCCTGAACATTACAGCCTGATCAACATGGTTCGAGACGGCTATGATAAGCCGCTGATTGTGCTGCGCACCTTCTCCAAAATCTACGGTCTGGCGGGGCTGAGAGTGGGCTACGCGGTGGCGCATCCGTTGATCGTGGACGAAATGATGAAAGCCTGTCAGGCATGGAACATCAGCCGTATCGCCACGCTTGCCGCTGAGACAGCCTTGTGCGACCAGGCCTATATCCAGGCAGTCAAGGATCGCAACATAAAGAATCGTGCCTATCTGCTCCAGGGACTGAAAGCGCTCGGGTGTTTTGCGGCGGAGCCAGCGGCCAATTTTATCTATTTTGATACCCACCGGGATTCCAAAGCGGTGGCTCAGAAGCTGGCAGAGCGCAAGCTCCTCATCGGCGCACCAGATGCCTTCAACCGCGTTACCGTGGGAAAGGAGGATCAGAACAACGCCTTTCTCGCAGCGCTGAAGGAGGTGCTGGACGAGCTTCCTCTAAGAAAATTGACTCCACGCTGA
- a CDS encoding conserved hypothetical protein (Evidence 4 : Homologs of previously reported genes of unknown function), with protein sequence MMECDLRMNVVVIQESIAQPDITKEELTQRWSALERLPGVRNVQILAPKRYPSAGELGQLAAGADALFGVWIEPDIINADFLAGHPKLRYVATLGHGWESFDVELSRRHGLTITNTIYGAQTIAEYAFALLLEVCHHVAAHDRRIRTIDWSQVSNQGEFCQAVTPQIELFGKTIGIVGLGEIGYAMAKMAYGFGMRVVAYSAHKKSGEKYQFVEQVNNLDELLSRSDFISLHLPHTPATEHIIDARAITSMKDGVILINTARGALIEEQSLADALASGKIRAAGLDVLTEEPPLHGSPLLTAPNVIITGHIAWLTKESRLRAVDMAIQNFAAYLEGKPCSKIN encoded by the coding sequence ATGATGGAGTGTGATCTGCGGATGAACGTAGTCGTGATACAAGAGTCCATCGCCCAGCCAGATATCACAAAAGAGGAGCTTACTCAGCGGTGGAGTGCGCTGGAGCGGCTGCCCGGGGTGCGAAACGTGCAGATTTTAGCGCCGAAACGCTACCCTTCTGCGGGAGAATTAGGCCAGCTCGCCGCCGGTGCAGACGCACTGTTTGGTGTTTGGATCGAGCCGGATATTATCAATGCGGACTTTCTGGCCGGTCATCCGAAGCTGAGATATGTGGCAACGCTCGGCCATGGCTGGGAGTCCTTCGATGTGGAGTTGAGCCGGCGGCACGGGCTTACCATTACAAATACGATTTACGGTGCTCAGACCATCGCGGAATATGCCTTCGCGCTTCTGCTGGAGGTCTGCCATCATGTCGCCGCCCACGATCGGCGGATCAGGACAATCGACTGGAGCCAAGTCTCCAACCAAGGCGAGTTCTGTCAGGCGGTCACGCCTCAGATCGAACTGTTTGGAAAGACCATTGGGATCGTCGGCCTAGGCGAAATCGGTTATGCCATGGCAAAAATGGCCTACGGTTTTGGGATGCGTGTGGTGGCATACAGCGCCCACAAAAAAAGCGGGGAGAAGTACCAGTTTGTGGAGCAGGTGAACAATCTGGATGAGTTACTGAGTCGCAGTGATTTCATCTCCCTACATCTGCCCCATACACCCGCCACCGAGCACATCATTGACGCGCGGGCCATCACCAGCATGAAAGACGGCGTTATCCTCATCAACACGGCGCGGGGCGCGCTGATCGAGGAGCAGTCCCTGGCCGATGCCTTGGCCAGCGGAAAGATCCGGGCCGCCGGATTAGATGTGCTAACGGAGGAACCGCCCCTTCACGGCTCGCCGTTGCTGACGGCGCCCAATGTAATCATCACGGGGCATATCGCTTGGTTGACAAAGGAATCCCGTCTGCGGGCCGTGGATATGGCCATTCAGAACTTCGCAGCTTATCTGGAAGGTAAACCGTGCTCTAAAATCAACTGA